Within the Chrysemys picta bellii isolate R12L10 chromosome 17, ASM1138683v2, whole genome shotgun sequence genome, the region actcctgttcttctttttgtcctaGCAAGATTGCAACAAACAACAGTGCCCAAACAGTTGTGATCAGTTGCATCATCTGAGCCCTGATAACCTGAACACCCATCCAACACAGGCTTCTTTAGCAAACGAAAGGTCTGTAACTACTAATTAATACTGTCATTTGCATATTGTTAAAAATACAAACCCTATCGGGGAGGGGGAGCGCCCCCTAAAGACCACTCTGATGAGATCAAACAAGAATTTAGGATTGTCTTCCCATGCAATGACATCATCCCAGAGCGGGGTGCAACCCAAGGGATGATGTTACCAAACGAATCACCTGGTCAGTCTTTTGTTATCGTTCACAGCTACTTTTTATGGTGTATGTCAAAGGACAATCACGGGGTGTTTCATCCACATCCAGGGAAAAAGTGTTCTCACTTCAATCATTTACTCCGTGACTCTCCAAAGAGTGTCTTTTCACATGTTATTAATTGACCCACATTTTGCATGAGGCTTCTGGTACAATTCACACACAAACGCACACACTCTCCATAGGTCCATATACCCTACAAAATAGACTTAGACACACACAGACTCACACTTTACCATTGCGTGCACTACAAAACAGATTCACACATTgtctctctcacgcacacacatCACAGAACAGATTCATACCCACAAGCTCTCTTATGCACAGAGTGTACAAGACCGATTCAGTCCTGAGTTGTGGAAAATTAAAGTCTTCCCTTTCTGTGGAAACTCAGCCAACCTttaatcccttttttttttaattatttttaccttACAccgaaaaaaatcacaaaacccatctaaggccttgtctacaattAAACCactacagctgcgctgctgtagcgcttcagtgtagaccctCGCTACAGTGATGGGcgttaatccacctcccagagaggcagtagctaggtcgacagaagaactGCGCTGGCTCCCAGGAGTTGGGCTGGCATAGCTCCGGCTCTCCTGGgttttccacactcctgagcaacatagctaggcTGACGCAAGTTTTCAGCGTAGACCAGCCCGAAGGTGCAGCATTTTCAAGGAGACAAATGCAATGACAAATTCCTCTGCGCTGAACAAGTGATCTCCATGCTCCCACTTCTCAGCGAAGAGGGAGTGCATTGAGTACATGATCTTTCCCTTCTCACGTTTtctgtcaatggggccagatccccagcaggCCTAAATCAATGGGGCTTAgcctgaccagatagcaagcgtgaagaaatcgggacagggagtgggggttgaGAGGCGCTTGTAAAAGAAAAAGCctcgaatatcgggactgtccctataaaaatgagGACATCTAGTTGCCCCAATgggaccagatccccagctggtgcaaactggggTCCCTCCATTGCAATCAATGAGCCGTATCCTCAACACCACTAACTTCACTTCCATGGAGTTATGACAATTTatactggctgaggatctggcaccagGATCCTAAATGAGGATTTCTCTGATTCCTCTTGCCTTGAGCCTTGCTTTTCAGcactcccccacccactgccttGCACATGGTTTTAAACGGATCAGAGTTGCAATTAACTTAGGCTTGTGGCATATTCACCCCTATTGTTTGAGGCTCTGAAGAGGAAggctcctcctccctttccctcctctcctTGTGGCGTCTGCTGCCCATAAGCCCTGATAAGGTGTGTGCATAAGATGAAAGCTGAGAAGCTGGGTTTACCCTGAAACCTCCAGCAAAAGTCTGGGGTTTATGACAGtcaccaaagcaaaaaaaaaaaaagaaagaaaaagtcacCTCTGAGGTCTCAGGACAGGCAGGTTTCACATGAGCTCTGGGGACCAGCCAGTTTAACGCAGTTACCAAGCCAAGTTCCACAGAGGAGCCGAAGAGGTTTTTTTAGCCATGGAAACCTCATGCATGGAAGGGTTCGGGCAGTTCATGCAGGTCACTCACCAGCCTTGTCTTCAGCCTGCGCTGGGTTCTTCTGGTTTCTCCGTCACTCACTGCGTTTCTCAAAGCTCCATGCGAGGTTACTGCGCTGGGACGTTCCCAGGCCCTGCTGACCTACCAGCCTACCACCAGGACAATTACCGCAATGGAGTCACCAATGGAGATTGGTACGGCCAGACGCAGGACGGACCGTACCCACCAAGTAAGTGAAAGAAACAGATTATAGATGCTACAGCCTGTGGCCCATTAGAAATACCAGATCAATATCAGCTCACCTTCCccagagaaaaaagaacaggagtacttatggcaccttagagactaacaaatttatcagagcataataaatttgttagtctctaaggtgccacaagtactcctgttctttttgcggatacagactaacatggctgctactctgaaaccttccccaGAGAGTTAGCTTCAATGGAGCCACTCATCGGAGTTGAGGTGAACACAATTTGGTTCTGGAGCTCAGAACGGTCTTATTTGTTAGCCTTAATCCGCACTGAACCCTTGTTACGGGGCCATATCATGCAATTTAAATCAATAGCCCCATTGTAGCATTGATTTTGCTTGATCTAGAAGGCAAGGTAAATGcctctggttaaaaaaaaaaataggacttTTGATTCACCTGCCTCTGAAAAACACACATTGATTTTATAAttcagattagatagatagatagatagatagatagatagatagatagatagatagatagatagatagagtatATGGGAATAGGTAGATTAGATAGTGTGTGCGCGTTAGGACAGATggagtgtatggggatggatagagagacAGCGATATCTTAAATACACCTAATTGTAAATCCTCAAGCGGCATGTGAAAAATACGAATGAAGAAAGAAAAGACCCTGGATTGACTACATTTAGCTAAATGCCCCttcaggtcaatgggagttttgccctgaGTAGGGgtgtcaggatttggccctccaATTTTTAAGAACACCCCAGTTGTGCCACTACCCCAATAAACAAACTTCAGCCCTAGACGGTCAGGCTAGCTACTCACAGGAGttgccccactgaagccaataagCCGCTCATTTACAGCGAAGGTTTAAATGGAGTTCCTCAGGATCTACACCAGTATGAGCAGAGAATCAAGCTTCTTGGCTAAGCTCCTCCGCGAGCGTAAATCAACACAGCTGCCTTGACTTTGATTTACAGCAGTTGGAGGACTGGACATTGGCGTTAATAGATTTACTGAGCAGTAGGTGTTATGTTGGGTACTGGATAGTTTGCAGGATTGTGTCTAAAATTCCAAAGACCCTTCTCTAATGGTTGGATTGCAAATGACTTCATCCcagtagttttttaaaaagaaaactccaAACAATCAGCTGTTAAGTGAGATTTCTCCAATTTAATCCACTTTGATCGCTGATTTGTGTATAATTTATAGGAACGTTTAATTATGTTACCGAGTTTCTGCAAAATCTTAATGGAAATTAATATATGCACATTAACATTACATTATACAACTGAAGATCTCACTTGGTTATTTGAAGACAAGAGATTTTAACAAGTCCTCTTTCAAGAGGAAAACTAGCTCAAACATTAGCATTTTAATTAGcagaaatctactgatgaaaagcgctatattaATTTTAACgaggagagtaattaaccattggaacaactgaccAAGGGTTGTGGCAGATTCTccgtcactgacaattttaaaatcaagatgggatgtttgtctaaaagatcCGCTCTGGgaatcattttggggaagttctctggcctgagatcagactagatcacagtggttcattctggccttggaatctatgaatctatacaaGAGCTAGGTTTTATTATTAATCatcattattatattattattattaaagtggCATGTTAACATATACATATAAAGCAAACCCCCAGGAATATGTAGCGATCAAATATAAAAACACAATTAATACAACCTGTAAATTATTAAATTGATATTCAGTGATCATATTAAACTCTAAGGGAAACTGATGTTGAGAAATAAAGAAAGCAGCATCAGCTAAGAGTTTGTACTCCACCCAGCTagaatattttgaatttttcctGTCCGAACGTTTCCCCATTTATCTGATCCCCAGGAAACTGATTCTGATCACATGCTGCTCTGCTAAGTATATCACTAGGATTTatataattcatagattccaaggccagaagggacctttgggatcatgtagtctgacctgtataacacatgcCATAGAATTATGTGTTCCCTTCAAAAAAGAAGCCACAATTTAAGATCAGCTGATGCACAGTTTGGATTCTCATGCTTTTAAAATCCTGTTGCTTAAAAGGCACGTATCAAGGTTAATTTATCCCCTGTGGTTTATAATCTAGCTGCTGTTCTAAACAGGAAAGTGACCAAGTTATTCCCTAGCTGAGTGGTGCAGATTTCCTAGGGCACTGGTGAGATATTTTGATGTATGTGTTTGCGTCTGTCTCTTGCTGATTCAGGCTGAGAAATTAATATTTGGGTCAGATTCCGATCTCCTTCATAGCCCTGTGACTCTGGAGAAAACTTCAAAGAGATCAACAGAACAAAGTCCTATTTTACATTCATGAAACCAACAAGGGTGActgtcagatcctcaactggtgtaaatcacaaTCAATGGTGCAATGGGGCTGGGAATCTGCCCCCAATCTCCTTGACACTGGCTAAGCAACTCAGAGTTTACCTAATAGCTAATACCTATTGCTGTTTACCTAAGAACAATCAGTTACTCATTCCCCCCATCCCAATAGAAACCCATCATGGCTCTATATTTAAAACCGATACTTAAGATCTCCTAGTCAGATCTGGAACATTCAAAAAGGGAATCGAATTGGCTACCGGGAAAtaattgccaggcagttcagaGCATTCCTTCTGGTGATGGGCCGAGGAAACTGGATGGAGAGCATAAAAGCCTGTTTCTCTCTGAGATACGCTccgttcaaacaggaattatttgggggaattatttattatttatctctGGCCCGTGTAaaacaggaagtcagactggatgattgCAGTAGCCTCTTCTGACCTGGGAATCTATCATGAATCCATTGTAATCTCCAAGAGAACAAACTGTGTCAAATAATAACTCAGCATGTTTGCTTGTGTATTTCCTTACTTCCCCCAAATGAAACCCAGGTTTCCAGGCACTTCTCTCACAGTTATATACGCCAGCGTAACATTGAATCTATTTGCATGGCGGGCAcatgttttgctttaaaataaaacccTAATGATACCAAAATTGTTGCAGTGACCCTTCTATAGTTTAAGGTTTGAACTAGCTTTGCTGTTCAACAGCCGGTTTTTCGGAGTGCTCTAAAATCCTTTCTACTCCacagatttaaaataattattaaaaaacaaaaccttaaaaccctaatattttaaatgttaccatcaaagctttttttttttaaattcagactgTTTAGACTAGTGATACCAGCAGTTCTTTTCGACTTTAAAAATCCCAAGATTGAAAGTAACCATGTCAACTAGTTTCACTTCATGAGTTAATGCTACTTATCCCCTACTTGCCGCTCCTTGCCTcggttccccctctgtaaaatggggctaatggcACCGagccacctttgtaaagtgctctgagatcttgGGCTAAAAAGCGTTACCCTATGCAATTGCCAAGTACTGCTTGGTCGGTGGATTTTTAAGTAGAaacctccattgaaatcagttcttaatttctaatgaaagaggtgccggggctcaagcaatttttttacttttgtaATTGATGcaccaagcccagaggtgccggcgCGATGAACGGCCGAgcttagaggtgctggggctcggcacaaattaagccctgattGAAACCAATGGCGGGATGTTTCTCATTGTCCTTGCTCCGTAGCTACTGGGAGCAGTTAATTATTATGCTAAATAATTCTGATTAATATTCGAAAGTGATGTTGCCACCAGCTGTTTTTACATGAACATTTAAAACCAAGGGCCCAATCCTAGCTCCGGATCCGCACGGCTGGAACCCAGGAGAGCAGACTTGATGACACACATTGCCCCATCCAGTCCAACCTAATTCTACAGGGAGGACGTCGATTTCACTGGGGATCTGCCTGAGAGCAGGGGCCCATTGACAGGCTCGGCGCCAAAGTGACCCCAACTTTCTCGTTCCTTTCCCAGTCTCTAGGTACATGGGACCGTCTGGATTTAACATGCCCAGCACTGGTTGCCTGGGATATATCGGGGAGGTGGCCAAATCTACCCTCTTCCTCCAGAACACGTCCAGGCGGAAGAGGAGGGTACTGTTCTCTCAGGCTCAGGTCTACGAGCTGGAGAAGAGGTTTGAGCTCCAGAAATACCTGACTGCTCCTGAGCGGGAGCATCTGGCCAAGGTCACCCACCTGACCCCCAACCAGGTGAAGATCTGGTTCCAGAACCACCGCTACAAGATGAAGCGGCAAGCCAAGCAGCGGGACCTGGAGCAGCCGCAGAGCCCAATCTCAGCGCTCCACAAGACCTGCGCCAGCAGCCCCGTCACCTCCCACGCTGACTATGGCTTTGCAGATCCCGAGCTGGAGAATAAATCCACTCCAGAGGCCCACTACGACCTCCCCGGACTTGGGCAAGGTGGTCTCAGAGGCCAAGGCCTGGCCGTGAGCCCCAACACTACTGCACACTGTCAGCCCAAGGCCAACAACAGAAGCCTCATGTTTAGCAAGTCGTGGTAGCTtcatttggggggggcgggggttattTCCCCGAACTGAGATCATTCCACAAATTCAACACGAGTCCTCAGAAAATTTTGCACAATCCAAATCTCcatttttccaccaaaaaaagtTTGAGTCAAAACCAGCTTTTCCCAGGTCTAAGGCGGCCTGATGTGCCCCATTTCACAGCTAGGGCTCTGAGGGCAGAAatacttgttcaaggtcacacgcggagcaggagaggcaggaactgaacccaagtcTCTAGCCTTCACCATTAATTCCCCAAACTTACCTGCTTGCAGGTGTGGGTGGAACTTTGGAGTGGGCTAGACCAGAGCTGCATCCGCCTCTGAGGGAGCCTTCAGAACTGGCATGGGATACGTAGCTAATGGTGCCTGATTGCAAAGGTTGAGAATAGAGACCCCAACGGAGCTGCTCACAACACACATCCCATTTACTCCACTCTGCTCTCTCCAGGgtacaaagaacacaaacacgAGGCATTTCTTTTTACCACAGACACTTTGGTTTGGTGACTGCGTGGCAGCATTAGTGGGGGACAGATGGGGCTAGTGACACCTTACCATTTTTGTAAAATCTTGGGTATTGCGTTGGTCTTAAAAGTGCCATTTCTTGTTCActgttcattttgaaaaaaaatgaaaatgttttttcttttgtaatcTCTGCCAaatttttctggattttttttcatccTGAAACAAgctaatttgaaaaatgttttagataaaaatatttgggtttcaaaaaaataaaaaacaaacaaacatttgaaCCCCAAACTGACAATATTTGCTAAAAAATGTTcaggatttgttttttttttttttttgacaaaaacaaacaaacaaaacaaactcaaCCAATGatttaaagagaaggttaaggggtgatttgattacagtctataagtatctacatgaggGACAAatatttaatctagcagagagaggTACAAtgggatccagtggctggaagatgaagtagagaaattcagactggaaataaggcacatttttaacagcgacagtaattaatcattggaacaatttacccaagggtcgtggtggatgctccatcacttgacactttttaaatcaagctggtatgtttttctaaaagatctgctccggGAATTATCTTGAGGAAGTTCTCGGGCCTGTGTTTtaagggtcagactagatgatcacaatggtccctgctaGCCACGGAATCTATGAAAAAACACCACTAGAAAACTAAATGAAAATTCTCCGTTCAAATGTTCATTCTGGTCTAAAAGCCATTTTTATTGGGAAAATAAAcgttttttgttgtgtttttttaacaGGCTGTAGCTTGGAGATCTACAGATAGAATGCACTGCATCAGAACTAGATATTACAATTCTAATATGATCACACTCATCACATAATCCTTTTAATTGTACTTAATAATGCTTTCcaaatccatttatttatttgcctttaaagaaaaatgtagatTGGAAAAAATCTATTGGTTATTTTTTAACTTGATAATTTCATTTCTTAGAATAACATTGAAAATCAGGGACAGTCTACACACTTGCAGTTGGAATCTCCCTGTGtacttatattatatatatatttaaaatcacacctgtgtttatattttataactTCTTTAGAGACAGGTAAAAGGCAAAGAGTTAAATAAAATATTGCTCCCTTGCTTAAAAAAACTGCTATTCTGGTTGTATTTCTCCATTCATCcataggaaatactttttcataccaGGTATAATTAGCCTTTGAAACTCCTTGCTACAGGATTCATTGAAGCTAGTAGAATTAACAAAACCAAAGATCTGGCATATAAGTACCAacacctgtgttatacagggggttagggggttggactagaccaaATGATCATAGTGGTCCTGTCTGGCTGTACCATTAAAACTAGTTGGAAAATGTTcttttttcccatggaaaattgagacaaaacatacacacaaattgttgtgttttcatcaaaatgtttcaggGAAATTCACACGTTTTCAGTAAaacaaattgaaaataaaaaactCTCTCACTTCTGAAATGTCACCAGGCTGCACAATGAGAGTTCTAATTGACCCCCAGGCCAGGCTCCCTGCTCAGGCTACGTCTCCCATCATGCACCAGTCTGGAGACCCTATGCTCATTTTTCGGTGTCTGGTTTTCCTTTGGTCCAAATCAATCCAAATCAAGGGGCCCTGAGGGTAAAATCTGTCCCCGTGGGAAATAACTGGTACCTAATGTGCTGGCCCCTCACCCATAGGAGTGTAAATCCAACCTGACCCCTCTAATTCTGACCCCTGCTGAACAgtgcttagaaaagagacaactaaggggtaGGGGGGTATGAtcgaggtctatgaaatcatggctggtgtgcagaaagtgac harbors:
- the LOC101944253 gene encoding thyroid transcription factor 1-like, which translates into the protein METSCMEGFGQFMQVTHQPCLQPALGSSGFSVTHCVSQSSMRGYCAGTFPGPADLPAYHQDNYRNGVTNGDWYGQTQDGPYPPISRYMGPSGFNMPSTGCLGYIGEVAKSTLFLQNTSRRKRRVLFSQAQVYELEKRFELQKYLTAPEREHLAKVTHLTPNQVKIWFQNHRYKMKRQAKQRDLEQPQSPISALHKTCASSPVTSHADYGFADPELENKSTPEAHYDLPGLGQGGLRGQGLAVSPNTTAHCQPKANNRSLMFSKSW